One Gadus morhua chromosome 1, gadMor3.0, whole genome shotgun sequence DNA segment encodes these proteins:
- the atf7a gene encoding cyclic AMP-dependent transcription factor ATF-7a, producing the protein MSEMSCLAMLSMLNVTWASRCFREEGSVKFQERGEGVGDRGAKLHCKLFAKMGDDRPFVCAAPGCGQGFTNEDHLAVHKHKHEMTLKFGPARTDSVIIADQTPTPTRFLKNCEEVGLFNELASSFEHEFRKAQEDDDKRSKNPLTAASHPAAQGLQTPSDVKVKEEDPVEVDSSPPCSPGSISSDSDGGYGDPPSMKRDTPPRSSAPTPTIVRPGSLPLHLGFDALQPTMPSPTSVITQTPPSNRTLGSPTSHYPMMMLPNGHAVPVLPGPVQMPSVINLARPVCMVPNIPGIPGPPMGGSSSGSSSPSGYSIHSEAKMRLKAALSQQSPSGLGMGGMMGMGCSPMVPQRAEQSQLLVQHPDAPSPAQPQFSPAQPTGGRRRRTAEDDPDERRQRFLERNRAAASRCRQKRKVWVCSLEKKAEELNSMNVSLSNEVSLLRNEVAHLKQLLLAHKDCPVTNMQKKTAYLEGGMKESSEPIGSPAPVIQHSSLAPSPSAGPNGLSSRAAAEAMAMSVLAGMGQQRHHHHHHNNNHHHHHHQRAEGGASHVIMAVQSHSSAR; encoded by the exons ATGTCTGAAATGTCATGTCTCGCCATGTTGTCCATGCTTAACGTGACGTGGGCCTCGCGATGtttcagagaggaggggagtgtcAAAttccaggagagaggagagggagtcgGAGATAGGGGCGCAAAG TTACATTGCAAGCTCTTTGCAAAAATGGGGGATGACCGACCTTTTGTGTGTGCTGCCCCTGGCTGTGGACAG GGCTTTACAAACGAGGACCACTTGgcggtacacaaacacaagcacgaGATGACGCTCAAGTTTGGACCAGCCAGAACGGACTCGGTCATTATTGCAG acCAGACTCCAACGCCCACCCGCTTCCTCAAGAACTGCGAGGAGGTGGGCCTGTTCAACGAGCTGGCCAGCTCCTTCGAACACGAGTTCCGCAAAGCGCAGGAGGATGACGACAAGAGGTCCAAGAACCCT ctcACAGCAGCCAGCCACCCCGCCGCTCAGGGTCTGCAGACGCCGTCGGACGtcaaggtgaaggaggaggacccCGTAGAGGTGGACTCCTCCCCGCCGTGCAGTCCCGGCTCCATCTCCAGCGACTCCGATGGGGGCTATGGGGACCCCCCGTCCATGAAAAGG GACACCCCGCCCCGCAGCTCGGCCCCGACCCCAACCATCGTGCGGCCAGGGTCCCTCCCGCTCCACCTTGGGTTCGACGCCCTTCAGCCGACCAtgccctcccccacctccgtcATCACCCAGACACCACCCTCCAATCGCACCCTGGG CTCTCCCACCAGCCACTACCCCATGATGATGCTCCCCAATGGGCATGCAGTGCCGGTGCTCCCAGGACCAGTGCAGATGCCCTCTGTCATCAAC CTGGCCCGGCCCGTTTGCATGGTGCCCAACATTCCTGGGATCCCTGGACCTCCCATGGGaggcagcagcagtggctccaGCTCCCCCTCTGGCTACAGCATCCACTCCGAGGCAAAGATG CGTCTGAAGGCGGCGCTGTCGCAGCAGAGCCCATCCGGCCTGGGCATGGGAGGTATGATGGGCATGGGCTGCAGTCCCATGGTGCCCCAGAGGGCCGAGCAGAGCCAGCTGTTGGTGCAGCACCCAGACGCCCCGTCCCCCGCACAGCCACAG ttcTCCCCGGCCCAGCCCACCGGCGGGAGGCGGCGACGCACGGCTGAGGACGACCCCGACGAGCGGAGGCAGCGCTTCCTGGAGAGGAACCGGGCGGCGGCTTCGCGCTGCCGACAGAAGCGCAAGGTGTGGGTCTGCTCCCTGGAGAAGAAGGCCGAGGAGCTGAACTCCATGAACGTCTCGCTGTCG AATGAGGTGTCACTGTTGCGAAACGAGGTGGCTCATCTGAagcagctgctgctggctcATAAGGACTGTCCTGTCACCAACATGCAGAAGAAGACGGCCTACCTAG AGGGGGGCATGAAGGAGTCCAGCGAGCCCATCGGCTCCCCGGCCCCGGTGATCCAGCACAGCTCCCTGGCCCCAAGCCCCTCGGCGGGGCCCAACGGCCTGAGCTCGCGGGCGGCAGCGGAGGCCATGGCCATGTCAGTGCTGGCGGGCATGGGCCAGCagcgtcaccaccaccaccaccacaacaacaaccaccaccaccaccaccaccagagggCTGAAGGCGGAGCCTCCCACGTCATCATGGCTGTACAGTCCCACTCTAGTGCCAGATGA
- the asb8 gene encoding ankyrin repeat and SOCS box protein 8 — translation MSSTMWYIMQSIQSKYSLSERLIRTIAAIRSFPHDNVEDLIRKGADVNRMHGTLKPLHCACMVADADCVELLLEKGAEVNALDGYNRTALHYAAEKDEGCVELLLEYGALPNALDGNKDTPLHWAAFKDNPECVRALLESGASPNNLDYNSDTPLSWAAMKGNLDSVKVLLEYGAQVHVTNLKGQTPISRLVALLARGLGTEMEDECLELLCKAAGRFEIRRADGTLPKELSKNPELLARLTGMAAKAPTLSSLARCAVRECLGVQFLPTAVKELPLPESIKEYVLLVD, via the exons ATGAGCTCTACTATGTGGTACATCATGCAAAGCATTCAAAGTAAATACTCTCTCTCCGAGCGGCTCATTCGCACCATCGCAGCCATCCGCTCTTTCCCACACGATAATGTGGAGGATCTGATTCGCAAG GGAGCCGATGTTAACCGGATGCACGGGACCCTGAAACCCCTGCACTGTGCCTGTATGGTAGCCGATGCAGACTgtgtggagctgctgctggagaaaGGGGCAGAG GTCAACGCCCTGGATGGGTATAACCGAACCGCATTGCATTATGCAGCAGAGAAGGACGAGGGTTGTGTTGAGCTGCTGTTGGAGTACGGCGCCCTGCCGAACGCCCTCGACGGAAACAAGGACACTCCGCTCCACTGGGCCGCCTTTAAAGACAACCCTGAGTGCGTGCGGGCCTTGCTGGAGAGCGGCGCCTCTCCCAACAATCTGGACTACAACAGCGACACGCCGCTGAGCTGGGCGGCAATGAAGGGCAACCTGGATAGCGTTAAGGTGCTGCTGGAGTATGGGGCCCAGGTGCACGTGACCAACCTCAAGGGCCAGACCCCCATCTCTCGGCTGGTGGCCCTGCTGGCTCGCGGGCTGGGCACGGAGATGGAGGACGAGTGCCTGGAGCTGCTGTGCAAGGCGGCAGGGAGGTTTGAGATCCGACGGGCCGACGGCACCCTCCCCAAAGAGCTGAGTAAGAACCCCGAACTGCTGGCCCGGCTGACCGGCATGGCGGCCAAGGCGCCCACTCTCAGCTCGCTCGCACGCTGCGCTGTGCGGGAGTGCCTTGGGGTGCAGTTTTTACCCACTGCAGTCAAAGAACTCCCTTTGCCAGAATCTATCAAGGAATATGTGCTCCTGGTAGACTAG